The Chroicocephalus ridibundus chromosome 8, bChrRid1.1, whole genome shotgun sequence genome includes the window tttttgttctgttttgtttttttaatttgtcagacCTTGTGCAGATACCCAGTGACCACTCTGTGCAGTGCCCCAACTGCCTACCGCATGCTGGTGCAGCATGACCTCACCAGGTACCGCATCCGTTAACAAGTGACTGTGCTGTGTCTGTTCAAGCTGTTGCCTGGCTCTTTAACAATGATTTCTGCAGGCCATAATAGCCACTTAATCTCTCAGAGTGGTGGAAATTCTGTGTTGAAGCCAGTATCTGTGAGGAGGCAGAGCCTTTTCCTTAGTACTGCAGAGAGAGGTGATGAAATCCACCCCTTAGGCAACTCCAACCCAGAGTAAATTTTGCCCTGTGGCATTAGAGACAGTAAATACAGAGGCCAGTATTCAGCCCTTGAAGGCACGTGTGTGGCTGCGCTGCCATCTGTCCGGTGCATCTTTGCAGCTCACCGCTTTGGTAGTCCCTTTCCAGCCCCACTCCAACTGGATCTATAGGCTTTCTCTCAACCCTAACCCTAAGAGAGTTCCATGTGTCCCAAAGTCAAGGGGTTGGACAGACAGATGTCTGAGGGTGCAGAATGTGTCCCTTTCTGTCCTCTGATACTCAGCAATGTCCTCTGTCTGTCATGAAGGTATGCATTCAAGACGCTGAAGCACTGTGTGACCGGAGGGGAACCACTCAACTCAGAAGTGATGGCACAGTGGAAAAGCCAAACAGGACTGACTATCTATGAAGGCTACGGCCAAACCGAAATTGTATGTTCAGCTTTTTTGTAAAGGGTTACAACTCAGCTGTCATTCAGGGGACTTAGATATCTCATTCCTCTTGTTAAATCTGGAACTTGGCCACATATATCTGACTAAAAAGAAAGATGGCATTAGAACACGTGGCAATTTCCTACAAGAGGGTTTATTTTGCTTAGAATTACGGCTTGGTTATGATACTGCTTCTAAGACTACTTAAGCTAAGTAAACTTAAACTACTGAGTAAAGTATCTTGAACTTTTTGTCCAAGACTCTCATTGAAGTTCACAAATGTTTTGGCTCGCACAGATGGAAGACTTAGATCTTATGCTAGCTCAGCAGTGGGCATAGTACAAGAACAGGAATATTCTTAGGAATTACAGTAAAAAATCCTGGGCTGGTTGTTTGTCTTTTCCAACAGGGAATGATATGTGCGAAtatgaaaggaatgaaaattaaGCCAGGTTCCTTGGGAAAGGCAGCTCCCCCCTACGATGTTCAGGTATGCTGGTCCCCTTTTCTGTTTGCGGTTGATTTCATAGGAAGTAAAATACAAGAAACTACAACATACCATACGAGTTTTGGTACTGTACAGTGGTACGCAGGGCAGGCTGACTTTTTTGGTTGAGCTGTTGGCTGCTGGTTAGTTTTAGAACATGGTGCTCTTAAAATGGGAAGTTATAATCACCCATTTGCCTTTTCTATTGCAGATTATAGATGAAAATGGCAGTGTTCTGCCTCCTGGGAAAGAAGGAGACATTGCTGTCAAAATGGATGCCAAGCGGCCATTTATGTTTTTCACTCGATACGTGGTAAGCCAAAAGTGAATTTCCGGAGAGCCAGTTCAGGCCTGCAGCATGGTATGTATGGGTACCAACAGGAGCAAGTGCAGCACCAAAGAGCTGCGGCTCTTCTTGACTTGACAGTGTTATGACTTTTGAAACTTCCATTCTCTCCCCCCTTCTTCTGCAGACCTACTGTGTGATCATCGGTTCTGTATCTGCCCCTGTGATCAGTTTTCCCCTTTTGGAAAAAGCAAGCATAAGCTCTTACATTCTTGAAACAGAGAACAAGCAGTGAAAGATACTATGGGTAGTGTCCAATGAGGCAAAACTCATCTCTTAGCTTACGGCTTCTCAATATTTAGATCATTTAATTGTTGCTTGTTCAACAGGATGATCCAGTGAAAACTGCTTCCACAATCCGTGGGAACTTCTATATCACAGGAGACAGAGGAAGCATGGATGAGGATGGATACATATGGTTTATGGGGAGATCTGATGATGTCATCATCTCCTCTGGGTTTGTAGATTTCCGTTAAAGTAACAAGAAATGTCTACAAACCAACCATATACCTTTCACCTATTaagcatttaatttctctctcctAGGTATCGTATCGGACCATTTGAAATAGAGAGTGCCCTGATACAGCACCCAGCTGTCGTTGAGTCAGCTGTCGTCAGCAGCCCAGATCCCATCAGAGGAGAGGTAATTAGTAGTCACTCTCCTAATCATAAAGTGCCTTGTGTGACAGAGCTTACACTCAACTTCCACTGAATTCATAAGACTCTCTCGCTATACAAAGTTTTCCATCACTTTACCCAAAGCGAGGGGGAACAGTAGTTTGTGTATCTCATattccttttaataaaaatataaccCTTAGTTTCCTAAAGAACATAACACTGAATATAAAGGTGACTGATAAGAATTGGTGTACACTTCGACCCACTACTTGGAGAATTATATTCTTTACTTTAACAACTTATGTTTATAGAAAAGGCCCCAGCATCTAAGAACTTTAGAAGAGTCCTTTACAGAACAAATTTGGAAGCAAAGTTTGAAACTTTTATAATGTATTATTTAGGACCTTTACTAATGTAAAGTAGAAACAGTCTTTCATCCTAATTTTAAATTTGCTTACACGAAAGTGAATTTTGCTCTACAGCGCAGGTGTGATGCAGCAAGCCTGTACTGCAGGCAGTACTCACTTATTCTCGATTAATTGCCTCATTTGTTAGGTTGCTGTAGTTTAATTaatgctgcattttttatttattttcccttggtAGGTGGTAAAAGCTTTTGTGGTCTTGTCTCCTTCCTTTAAGTCACAAGATCCAAAGAAACTGGCCTGTGAATTGCAAGATCATGTCAAGAAAGTCACTGCTCCATACAAGTACCCCAGAAAGGCAAGTAAATACaggtgtattaaaaaaaaaaataatcccaaacacCTATATTAACTGTGGAGAGGCAAGAAACAGAAAGATTAGACTCAGTTCAAACTCAgtaacaaaaaaagcccaaatatgTACTGTgcaagaaaaatgacaaatgttattttaaagattattttggaaaataatagATACAATACAGTCTAAAACCAAATTGGACTTATTTCCCCAGTCACCAAATTCTTATTTAAGTTAAGTAGGATGGAGATCtatgctgttctgaaaaaaaaattataaattaaatctgctcattttacttttttcctcttttgaatcAGATTGAATTTgtccagcagctgccaaagacaATCACTGGGAAAATCAGACGGAATGAACTGAGGAACAAGGAGTGGGGACTTAGTTTTGATAAGCAATCTAAAAAAGCCTAACCCTATCAATTTCATTCATAATGGAGCTTTTCTATTACAACAGTAAGCACCAACATATTTCATCCTTAGGCAGCAATTGTGTAATAATGCACAAGGATTAAAAATTCCAGctgtttttaaatgcttgcttAACAAAAATCAAGCCTACCTAGCACGGCATATGCAAACACATCTTCCAGCCACCTAACGCTTTTCAGAATTACTCTACAAGTAGAAGTAAGTGACTACCAGGTGAAGGAGCAGTGTGTTCATTCTTTGAGACCAGATATTTTAACTCACAAGAGGCTTATTAATAAGGAAATCATGACAGCATGTAATGAAGTTCCCAGAAATGACCATAAATATTGCATGCATCCAAATTAAGCACCCTGCTTATATGAATCTTGAAAGCCTCAAGATTTAGGGATTAATGTGTTGACAATGAATGTTCAGTAAGTGCAAATTATGAGAAATGAGAAGTAAAAGAATGCAGACATCTTTAAGACTGCAGTGTAGGCAGCATCTAAATGTCAGGCATGGGCTTGACAAATGGATGGTAGCTTTTCAGCAGTTTCTTCTGAAGAACTGTAGATCCTGTAGACACACAAATgagtgagagaaggaaaaaaaaacaacccaaacaagaaaacccccacGAACTATCCATGAGTCTATCTTTGTCCTTAGTAAGACAAGCAGGCTGTCCTGAATCCTGATCGCTGGTATCAGCCACCAATAAACATTCACTGTTGGCCTTTGTGTCTGGTCTCAAATGGTTCTTTCCTATGTGTGACCTAGACATTACTGGTTTTAATGCAcacagaaaaagctttaaaatttaaagaaaacactgatGGAGGTaagaaaagcagagttttaatAAATGGGTGGTAAGGGAGAcaggactggggaaaaaagtcgTCTTAATTTTCCAACTTCTAAAACAATtttgagagaagaggaaaatataaattaaacacTGTTGAGAGACTTGAACACAGCCTTTTCATTAAATCAAGAcaagtaacaagtggtgttcttCAAGATGAGTCTTTTCCCGTTAGCAACCCACAGGTTTTTATGctaaaaatgaaatactaaagCTACACAGTTGTTCAGGAAGCATACTCAAAACCCTACTGGAAAGCAGGTTATAGCTGCactggttttgttggtttttaaaaatCGCTGTGATACCAAAAGAGTTTCTGTAACAAACCGGCAACAGAAAGTCTCACTAACATTACTTTcaatctgaaacaaaattaatactGTAAAGCTAAAACTAACAAAAATTAAACTTAATTCCCCTTATCCAGTACGGTATAATGGAGAGCTTCTTTCATAAGAAGTTTCCAAGCAgtatttaaattcaaattttgaaacctaagaaaaaaataaaaacaaaaaaagacttcaTAAAACCCCCCAAGGATAAAGTCTTTGGAAAGAGCAGCAAAAGGCTATTCGCAGGAAATTATTCAAAAGGATTCTGGTCAGTGACTACAGCGTTTCCTATAAACCAGTAACTGCTGTATATACAGCTAATGTAAACACACATGTAGTTTTTGCTAAAACCATCTGCAATGCCTGCACTGTACTTCTGTTCTAGAACAGTCAAATCTATTACTCTAAATTGTCTCACACTATTCAAGTATTTTGACCATAGCAATTCTTTCCATTCACTTTAAAGACTTAGCATATCCTTGTAAAgcaatgtgtatgtgtgtgcatatatatatatatatgtaaacccCTCCATCATACAGGAAATGATCGGGTTTAGCTCATTCTGTTGTTCACACCGAAAAATGTATCTGACTTCTGCAGTCACAGCAGTTGTTGGGATCACTTCCTTAAAAACCCTCTGCAAGCAACTGTCTGTTTCAGATCTCTCACTTCTGTGAATACTTCCTGATAGAGCTGATTTTGCACTACCTTTTGATTTCTGTAGCCATCAGGTATAACAAGGGAGAGTCAATATATGTCAGGATAGCCACATTTACACATGCATGCCCACACTCCTGCTTTTTGTCCTAGGTAAAGGCAATGCAGAACAAAACCGTAGAAGAATGACAGCAAGCTTCACCACAGTGGTGAGGCGCTGTTGAGCACTCTTATATCTGCTGTAATGTCAGCTCCACCTGAAACGAGCATTAAAATTCTTACACatgtggattttaaaaataagatttcaaaacaaaacccactctcCTCTTTAAAACGCCCTTTCAGAACTCTAGGGcagcttttttttaataggtttcaATTGTGTTTATCTTTCCTTTCTATTGCATTTTCTACACTGTCAGCACATCATTCCCCTTGGTCTCAGCTTCTATTTCACCTTGATTCTTGTTCTCTTGTTTTACTTCTTTTGagctcatctcctcctcctcggtTTCTGGTTTTACTACCTTTGAGTTCTGTTCTTCTGTCAGATTTGATGGGGTTTGTTGTATGTCTTCTTTGTTGCTCTTCACCACCTCCTGTAGATTGTATTTTCTGAACAGAACATAGTCTCTCACCACACTCAAGCAACAGAcgttttttattatttccaccACAATTGTATATTGTGGGTTATTAAGATCGACTTTGTTTTCTGGATTGAGGCTGCCCACAATTCCTGTAAAACAAAATGTAGTTTAAAAGATGATGGAAAAACTGTTTCAGAGCATAAGCATGCCCTACTGAAAGGATAAAAGTTAAAGAGAGAGAAGGCAACAACCCCCTTAGTTGTAACcaattactaatttttttaatggcttgaaATAGCAGATCAGGACAAGACTCCTAGAATATACCAGCAGTAGGACTGAAGTAACTGAAAAACTATCCTACTGCCATTACCAAGAAACAAAATACTCGAGTAAGGTGGAGCTACTTTGAGTCATATATTCAATTGAAATAGTAACACATTATTTCAATATAGCATCCACAGAGAAAGCCTGATAGCAGCCATTTCAAAGCACATGTAACTGACACTCCAGATTATATTCAACCCTGTACTCTCTTCTGCTTGTTGTCTCTTAAGACATCAACACCAACAAGGAATATTGTTGTCAAGCTTTTTTAAGTCTTAGAGTAAGCGACAACTATGTATGCCCATTAAGACCACTTTTAAATCTGACCTATGCATGCAGTTTTGGGCTGCCTATATACTTGTTCTCGGTTTTGTGGAAAATCCATACATACCTGCCAATTCCTTAATTACTTCTTCCCTACTCATATGACTGTTATTACGAGCTTTGTAAACTATCTGAAAAGTACCCTTATTAGGGGCTTTAAACCAAGGCTCAAAAAacgtttctgcatattttttcatATCCTCCATAAAAGCCTTGCAAGTTCCAGAAATGGGTAGCATGCGCAGAATgactcttgttttcttctttttagtgGTATGCATATCCTTTAATATATGGTGCACCAGGTTCTCAGGTTCTACAAGAAAAACAACTAGGTATGAGAAACAAATTGAAGGCactttctcccttcttccccccttctAAATAATAAAATGGGGAAATGCATGCTTGGCTCCACTGCTGTCAGCCTCAAATATGTTTCTGTAAAGAGTTGTTTTACTATACCAAAACCAGATAATCAAAGATTATTTGGTCAAAGCAGACTCCTCTACCTTCAGCAACTCCGCTAATGACAAAATTCAGTGGCAATGccaaagggaaggggaagcacTGCATTTGTTTGGTATACATGAGTTTCTTGGAAGTCATGCTCTGTGGCCTGTTACTAACACAGTTCGTAGTAGTTTATTCCCACAGCATTACGCAGCATTGATTGATGTCCCACCTATGCCACGGGTTCTGATGAAGACGACGTTGTTGGCACCACTCTCCACTGACTGGAACCGCCGCAGCTTCTGCTCCGTTGAGGCACGGATCTGGCCAACCTCCTTCTTCAAAGCAGCCTCCAcgtcatcctcatcctcctccctctcGCTTCCAGACAGCCGCTCCTCGTGATCTGAAAACTTCACACAAGGCACGTCTCTTGTTTGGTGGGTACCAAGTAACAGTGCCCACAGCTTAACACCCAGCAGCATGGCACCACCACACCCAGGGCCTGGAGGTGATGGGCAAGGGCCTTTTCTCCAGCCAACCTGTGGGGCTGCACTGGAATTTGCTTATATAAACCAGCAtttttgtagaatcacagaatggtttgggttggaagggaccctaaagaccatccagtcccacccccctgccctgggcagggacacctcccaccagaccaggctgctcaaagcccggtccagcctggccttgaacacctccagggatggggtatccacaatttctctgggcagcttgttcccgtgtctcaccaccgtcacgataaagaattttttcctaatatctaacctaaatctctgctctttcagtttaaaactgtcatccctcatcctatcactccactccctgataaagagtccctccccacctttcctgtaggccccctttgggtactggaagccCCTTATAAGGTCTCCgaggagcctcctcttctccaggctgcacgtTTTCGCGAGCGTGGTGAACAcaggcaggtttttttcacaCACGGAAATGGAGAAGCAGACTCACggcgcggctccccccgccccgccaccgtTAGCGCTGCCAGCCTGCGGGGGGCAGAAGCTGAGCGGGGCGGCCAACACCGCacggggccgcgctccccgcctTCAGCGGGCCGCGCTCCTGCCCGGCACCGAGCGACCGGCCGCG containing:
- the THUMPD1 gene encoding THUMP domain-containing protein 1, with the protein product MAAAEPAARKRRPKGHFAAAAGRAKRPRGGGGRQLEAGMRGILITCNMNERKCVGEAYSLLGEYGDLLYGPEQFSDHEERLSGSEREEDEDDVEAALKKEVGQIRASTEQKLRRFQSVESGANNVVFIRTRGIEPENLVHHILKDMHTTKKKKTRVILRMLPISGTCKAFMEDMKKYAETFFEPWFKAPNKGTFQIVYKARNNSHMSREEVIKELAGIVGSLNPENKVDLNNPQYTIVVEIIKNVCCLSVVRDYVLFRKYNLQEVVKSNKEDIQQTPSNLTEEQNSKVVKPETEEEEMSSKEVKQENKNQGSTVLQKKLLKSYHPFVKPMPDI